From Portunus trituberculatus isolate SZX2019 chromosome 37, ASM1759143v1, whole genome shotgun sequence, one genomic window encodes:
- the LOC123514093 gene encoding LOW QUALITY PROTEIN: protein transport protein SFT2-like (The sequence of the model RefSeq protein was modified relative to this genomic sequence to represent the inferred CDS: inserted 1 base in 1 codon), with protein sequence MTELNRELQEYLSRADGKSESKEPLLPTSLPKITSIPKLSSWFSRNGATGGENLVDEEAGGTSRTSSSSWFSSAQSDPCFPSLGRKQRILGFLACVVMGLICFSLAAMYFPVLVFKARKFSLLFTLGSVFSVLSFSFLWGPINHLKHLFSSERIVFTTVYFASLFATLYFXLSLQSTIFTSITAIIQVAALLCFVLSNIPGGQTGLKFFSSICSSMVKTTVSKALPV encoded by the exons ATGACAGAATTAAACCGCGAGCTGCAGGAATATTTATCAAGAGCAGATGGCAAGAGTGAATCCAAGGAGCCTCTCTTACCAACCTCTCTTCCCAAGATCACCAGCATCCCGAAGTTGTCGTCGTGGTTCTCCAGAAACGGAGCCACGGGAGGAGAGAACCTGGTAGACGAGGAGGCTGGAGGGACTTCGCgcacctcatcttcctcctggttCTCCTCAGCCCAATCGGACCCATGCTTCCCCAGTCTG GGACGGAAACAAAGAATCTTGGGTTTCCTGGCATGCGTTGTGATGGGCTTGATATGTTTCTCACTTGCTGCGATGTATTTTCCTGTACTTGTGTTTAAGGCGCGCaagttttctcttctgttcacGCTGGGCAGCGTTTTCTCTGTGCTAAG ttTTTCATTCCTGTGGGGTCCTATCAACCACCTGAAGCACCTGTTTTCTTCTGAGAGGATAGTATTCACCACGGTGTACTTCGCCTCCCTCTTTGCCACTCTGTACT GCCTAAGCTTGCAGTCCACCATATTTACCTCCATTACTGCCATCATCCAAGTAGCAGCACTGCTTTGCTTTGTTCTCAGTAACATTCCAGGTGGACAAACTGGACTCAAATTTTTCTCGAGCATATGTTCCTCCATGGTAAAGACAACAGTGTCCAAAGCTCTGCCAGTTTAG